Below is a window of Vanessa tameamea isolate UH-Manoa-2023 chromosome 11, ilVanTame1 primary haplotype, whole genome shotgun sequence DNA.
AAATATGTTTAAGAGTCGCAATCAAAtgaacatttcatttatttaaataatgtaaataagacACAAATCTGAAAGACATCGGGTAACTTAAATTGAAATCAGAACACTTCTACATCCCATCTCAGTACTTAAATTTATCCCTAATGATAATGGACAAACCAATAgagaaataaaacagaaaaagcAGTTATTAGGTACAGCGGCAAACAATCAAAGCCTACCATCACCGAACATCGACAGTCgtctcttaataaattattttatacagaaattttatccaatatttttacacaccacgaatttacattaaaaagatATCAATGTCAGATACGATTggaatcaaaatcaattttattggaCGGACGGACAGATGCCAACGAAAGGAAATTAAAGACGTAAATAGTGTTCAAAATACTGGTCGTTAAAATGAGACAaagataatttcaaaaatggaataatTTGGATTCAAATGTGCATTACGTTAGGTTATTTCGCCAGTCGTCCTGGGGTACTGGCGTCGTGCAGTTTGTTGCACACCACCGAGATTGTGCTGTAGGGGGGCAGGGTTTGCCACCAGGTCGTTGGCGACGTAAGATCCTCCGTGTTCGTAATGCCGATCCAACACAACCGCCGTCATTTCTGCAGGGACTCCATTCACCCCAATCCGATACGCGGCAGTCTAGAAGCTCTAttggatgaaaaaaaatctctttacCTTAATATATTACCGATATGTTTAAGTAAATGCGTGCAAACTGTcagttattttctttataataaattatgcattCAATTCCTTTTAATCTGCTTTGttataatctattaaaaaaaaattacaaataaagtttgaattttaaccattcgttgatggatattatataaatttatgtttgtattaaatttcacaattaagctatttttagacaaaaaaaaaacgaatactgATTCAGAATCATCTGTTGTATCTTAGTCCTAAACATAAGTACggtgaaattgttattttacattgaCATCTATATAATCGACGTTATGAGGTGATTACACCTTATCCtgtttctaatataatataaatctttaacattctacttttaaaatatttatagtatttaaaattccAAAGAAACTTACTCGCTCTTTTCCGCTTTCTACGCTCGGCTGGATCCGTATTGTCTGCGCGCAGCTTGCGGCGTCTCCTCGCGCGGTAACGTCGCGCGAGACTCCTTAGAGCTGACCGCTCGCTGGCTGTCGGTCCTGACGTCGGCAATTCGTTCGCTGATCGAGGCTCTTCGGTTGTACTCGCTGTGTTGTTTGTACTGATTGAATGatcagaaattattaaaataaacatataaaaaacgaataaataaacgtacaacgagttattttgttcaaaagtataaaactgccatcaaatattcatattaatcaagtatgatagataataaatttaaaatgaaagaagagttaaagaaaaattaataaaaataagtctaGGATTACTAGTTGCTCACATTGAATAGTATGAATAAGCGTTATCTGGTGTGGTGAGAGATCCTTCTGAGTAAATCCTGGGTGCCTCAGCTCGTTCTACTTCCTCGGCGATGGAGAGAGCCCTGTTCCCGTCGAGCACGTCAATGTTATTGTGGCTGAGTTTGTCGAGCTGGAGCACATCGTATCGTCGATCGTCGCTGTCTCGGTGAAATACTTCCGAGAGTTCGTATTCCCGGAGCTAGATGGAAGTTTgacagttatatatatttaatataataattaaaaatattacaattcttAACATATGTGTACTTTAATATGTccgattataatatacatattaacaccttaatttataaagaattgatgttaaaatattttattggttctATTATCATATtcgttatgttatttatatgatttaatattaccgtggcaattattaacttataaatataagaataaaaagcGCCATAATACCTTTATGAATTGAAATGTGGCGATCGGAGGCAGTCTTCTGAGATGTGGGTAGAAGAATGAACCAGCGGGATGTGAGGGGTATTTTGACGTGATGCGATACGCTACCCCCTGTGGTGCAGTCGGCCAGTTGGGTGCCGTGAATGTAAAACCATTATCGGTGCCAGCATCTAATGGATCCACCTAGAAAATTGACTTACATTTAGCTTTCAAAGTAATATGATACATTCGTATTTCTGCTAACatagaattaaatgtttttctctGTCAAGTTATGATgtcaagatatatatattaaaatggtaTTTATGATTGCATATTGTACTAATTTTTATTACGtagttacttttgaattttgtaaattacattTGATGTCATTAATCAGAGTAAAATACGACAAAATAACGAAGCAACAAGTTCTTTATGAAATGATTTCAAATGTTTAGTCTTATTAATGTACAAgcttacaaaatcaaaagcatttgttttaaagaaaaacattaattaattaatttggtaacTTGTCTTATATTTAAGCAATATTATGTAGCGATaagtttgaaatgaaatttatacaaataaatgatattgTGTCTGATTGTGATATCAACATTACGACCTTTTAGAAGTTCATATGACTATTTTCAAGTTATCGAAATCAAacgaacctttttttaatttttatctatcaCTACCGCCTATAGACCAATGTCtgtatatatgtaacatatgtataataggatgaaagaaatattaatcattccttacatccttAATGCGCGATGTTGTGACCCTTGTGTTGGTTACGTTGGCGCACTcatccttaaaaccggaacacaacaatatttggtattattgtttggcggtCAAATGTATGAGtctgtacctacccagacgagctcgaataaaatcctaccaccaagtaaatatatgttgaataataaatgaaacttggggataatcttaaaaatgtttttttatataataagatttagaaCGGTAAGTTTTAATGTTAGGTACcgtttaatctttttaaatctCAATCAGCTGTACTAAAAAAAGATTACAATTAAAGTTTATGAAATTCTATTTACTGCCGTTTTAGAAAAAAGGTTGTTTTGCTTTCATTACTATTTTTagatttgacatttattattattccatattCTATATGTATCCGTAAAACAGAAGCACGGCTAATATAATCCTAGCTCAAAACAAACTTGACATTATCGATATAAGTTTCACTCAAGTAACCATATATAATTACCTCTATAGTGATGCTGTCTATCCAGTTCCCGTCGACGCAGAGATCAAAGCTGTCTACTCCAATGAACCAATCCGGAGACGGAACCATTCGGGCCATTACTGATACCTATGGGTATGGAAAACGAAATCATTTAGTCCTGtataatggaaaattaaaactaaataatattagtgaatttattttatttatataagaattatttgcaCTAAAGCAATTAttagttatacataaatataaattaaaaataacttctgtGGAATTCATAACCGCGAGGAATGGTGgttcgaatatatttattgttattccaataataaaattataaacattcaaattgactgtgatattttgatttgaaatatgaaCAAGATTTTTTTAGCCACGTttctactataaaaataatgatattttttcttttcatttgtttaatataacattgtacctggaaataatataaaattctctCGCgctctaaattataataaagtatattgctgacagtatttaaaatattttgtttcttgttatgtaatcacatttaaaataatttgagtaaatcatatttttgttttcgctTTTATACCTAACAATAATACCATACCACAAGGTCGCCTATATGTATGTAGGCTCACCATCCAACGGAACTAATGTgctgtctcttgtgcctgtatatACTATGGTTCACGCCTTTCATTAATTCAAAGTACTAATATTTGCCAGCAAATAACTTATAAAGAGGtgacaatcaatttaaataaagaaaacaacaccaaaaacataatacatatatttataaaactcgtATTATCGTAAAAGTCAATTCCgtatacgtattaaataaaaaataatgtgtatgaattgtatttatgtagtttgtataaaataaactgatttATAATTCCCAAGggaattattgtttattgttcaTAGCATCGTATTCTATGAACAATTGAAAaacataagtttaataaaatatatgatattctaTAGATCTAATTTATTGGCcacatattttttgttcatactAGAAGTATTAAACGAgaacctatttaaaataaaacatttcaattgaaACATAAAGCTTAAATGACAATGAAACATAAATCGAggattaaacaatttaatcgtGCGTACTTCAAACGATATATTCTATACAAGACTTCAAGTGTTGACCTTTCGTTCGACCTCTTGACCTCCTAATAGTGCGTCTGATAAATGAACCCACATAAAAACTCCGCTGTAAAGCGGTAAACAACCGAAATTAGTCTCAACTGACAATAAAATGGCCGCTGTAGCAGCTACGATTAATTCCCCTTTTATTACAGCTCGATTTGAATTGTCTacggttttttatttgttcgtgTCTGACGTATCGTAATTGTTGTTTGCTCTCGGGCATTAATTAGTGTTGAAATACGATATTTTCGAGGGGACCGAAACGCTTGCTTTACGTATCGCCAATTTGATTGTGAAATTGTCGGTGCTCTCTCATTGTTGTCTGTTTATTGCAATCGTTTCGCGGAAATTCGCTATCGTATAAACTtgtgatttttataattgtgtgtTAATTATCTGGAAGCGTGACGTTTCACTTTCAATATTGACATTGTTAAATACACTGTTTAAAGtttattgtacaattattatacgATTTCTTACACACCTTTTAATATAGCACGAAATATCTTAGGTAAAGTCTAACGTCTTAAGTTTAGTCAGCTAAATAGGTTTGCTTCAGTAACTGTATTTGTgctaaacatttaaataatacaatcatCAAAAAGCCGAGGTAACTCAGTAGGAAGATCGATGAACCGAAGATTGATTAAAATCCTCGTAAGTTTGGTAGGGGTTGGTTCCTggtgaatatataatatgctaaatttgtgttcataattcatcacGTACTCGGCGCTTATGAAAAACATCGTGAATGAATAACCTCTTAAGAAGAAGATTTAGATGTCTTCGTCCAGCGATGGGTCATTTTCAgacaattatttactaataaacaaatatgttagtaaaaaaaacttttcatcaATTTGTATctgcaaaaatttaaaaataaaatatgaataaaagttGAAAATGAAAGGCGAAAAATATACGCATTTGGCTACAGTAAAAAGTTTATTCGAATCCAAATATCCATCCAACGCGTAACGCATTTTGACTGATAGAAAATCTCTTTTAAAAAAGAGAttactaaactaaaaaaaaaaagagtaggACAAAaggaatagaaataaatataatttgtacagaTTTATACTTATTCATTAACATACACAATTTTCcttaacaataatatagtattatgctatttaataacattttgaaattgcTGGCTCACATACAATGCATAGACTAAAACGGTGGATGTaataggatgaaattttgtacaggGATTCCTTATATTAAGAAACACTATACGAGgagaattaaaaaatcatatcctTTTCGTCATCTCAgatattagaaatatgaaaatcgatATTTAAGGTTTTGGTACTGAGACAAAGACagtttttaaagcatttttgaaatatatatatattataattgtcatttttgAGAATTAGTAATACAGAATTTTGTATTCAGACTGTGCTTGTGTGCTTTTTACTTATGAGTTAAACACAGGTTTTATAGCGTTGTTGAAAACTCATCACCTATGAGAGTGAGGAATTTGGGATGAAAGTTTTAGGGattgaatttcaatgaaacttcAAAAAGGAAACTTCAATGCTTGAAATCGAAATCATggttatattgtttttgaagAATCGCTCCTTATAATCCTGAGTTTGGGGATgagaaaatttgtatggaaatcagtcattttttaagttagaaacaagGAAATCGATATAAAGCTAATcgttaaagaaaattatgtttacataaacattttttggaCTATGATAGTAAGTTATGGTACGATAATACGAGAAATACGTACCCGAGAATGATTCCCGTCTACGAAGAATTCCGCTTCAGTTCTTCCAGCGCCTTGACTGATCGCGGGCGCGCCAAACACGTCAAGGGTTCCTGGACTCGAACCGAGGCTATCAGATCGTCCTGATTCGGCGAATTGTCGAACGGGGGCCGACACTCGCCGACCCAAGCGAAACAAAACATATGACCGACTATGGGACACTCCtgtgaacaaaaataaaacacatatagtattatattcatttggtttataattattgtatatttaagtgTAGCAATACACTTTTaccaaatataaacaattttatattacgaGATaatactggacagtatttgcaCATCGCAgcttgactttattattattttctaattctaaaataaaggCATccttagttactccttattacataagCTATCCGTCAGAGAAAGTCCTGTCAGAATCGGTCCAGCTGTTttagagattagccggaacaaacagatagtcagacagacaaacaaaacattttaaaattattattttgttatatgtaccgtgtataaataaaaataaaacatgcatttagtaaaaagcgtttattttaatattacaaacagacgctccaattttattatatatatagatgtacACATGTACTTTCGGTTCTTTCATCGTGTTTGTAAATACGAAGGCTATATGTTGCTACAAAAATATATGGGAAACTATGGAAAAACATTTTTGAGTCGCTTTGATCAAAAACACAGCATGGCATTGCGTCTTTTATATGTTGGCGTCAATATATCGTGTTTctattgatgtattttttcGACATTCCCTTAAGCGTATGTCACGAAtggaatcaaaatatacattaaaggGAACTCAAAGGTACACACACATTTAAACTTCAAACCCCTAAGGACTTTTCATTTATCAAACAACTCCGAGCATCGTAAACACATGCCTACCTTTGCatgtaagcattttttttaaatacaacataaattatattttaattaaaatttacttgtttgataattaagtacaaaaaagatttaatataaaaaaaaaatggacataAAATTAACCAGCCCTGTCACCAGCGGAGggaataaggcgaggtgttatacttttaatgaaggttttgcACTTTTActccaattaattttaatttatttaataatgaatcttCCTGTAATTGTAATATGACATTAATTCTTACACGGGAATCCCCTTTtttgaatgatgatgatgatgatgattacatgtttttttttcttttatcttcTCATTACGTGTTATATTTTCTCGTCTTTTAATTTATCCTTTTCAATATTATCAACCGAATTAATTTGGCATTTCCTCTTTTAGGGGATAAGTTCACACCTATACCAAACAATACCTCGCTGGATTCGGTCATAATTCATTCGTTCTTTTTGaccttacataaaaataatatgctggTACGTGAGTATGTGCCTACTATAAATACTAtgtcacataattttattattcggtGTTGTAATAGATACTCAATTAAACAGACTTGATTCCTGCTGCGTCTAGTTATTTCACGCTTACCAATAAGGTACATTAATGTAAACTTATATCTGACTAATTTTTTAgtgtgataaatattattaatttcttttgtcataaaataattttaaattgtattgtgtatacaattatttaaattaaaggggGATGTACCTTGCCTACTATAAATACTAtgtcacataattttattattcagtgtTGTAATAGATACTCAATTAAACAGACTTGATTCCTGCTGCATCTAGTTATTTCACGCTTACCAATAAGGTACTATAATGTAAACACAAGTACTTTTCGTCTAGTTGTCGAAGTGAGAAAATTGCTTCGGTCATGCTTCTGGATAAAAACCGTACTGGGTTTTCGTGATATCAATTTCCCTATTCAAGCGTAACTCGATCACTTATACACATATCTCAATACTGTGtgagataagttttatttttcgccagctattataatttttactttaaaaatgggGACAACTGCTGCACCATTCGTAAAGATACCTCTCTACGTGTAATATATTGTTGGCGGATATAATATCTTCtctcaaaaataaatgaatgaaggATTATATCCACGTAGGAATGTAAACCACGCGTAATTTTTGAAGcatcttatttttttctctataaTTGTGTATgttcctaatttatttttatacatacatacatttatttagtcTTGACAAGAAACACCGTAAGCATAGAtttaagttgaataaaatcTCTGTTGGACTTCATTATAAAACtaaccaattttaatatattgcctGTTAAATCAGTACGATATGTAACAGAGTTAATTCATTCGGTCGCACTCATCAGTTCTAGtcttcttattataatttatttttctcaacATATCCCAATTAATTGatcgatttaaaaatgtactgtTTTAAGAATATTCTTCACCCGTTgaacttttaaaacattttagtttacTATCTTTGCAAAGAAAGTTTGTATTTCGATTTCGATCTCCATTTAAAGTagcatcaaaatatataaagaacacACCAATAATATTTACGCTTTACGATTATTACTTAAATCGTACATAACATcttgtattacaaaattttcaaataacttttCACTGTTGATTTATAATAGGAGGAAAATGAAAATCCTCTGCGGGTGTTTCTTTAATGAAGGTTTATTAAATCTTAGATGAACCGCGAGACGAGAAAAAGGATAGCAAATTACTTTTGTAAAcaaattcaagaaaaaaatatacaatttattaagacGTTCGTCGCAAGCAATCCGCCCTGTAAGTATTTGCTTAATTCTGAAATTGATTGTGTAACaagttctataattttattaaaatctttctcTATAGAATTGTACGTATGGCGTATTAATTAGTACGATTAAGTTAGTGAAAgacttgaatttatattaatataattatatgtatatgtatttgtactATTGTATTAGATTCTGGAGTTCCTGTTGTTCTTACAAGTTTATTCTAATTCGTTTCTTTAGTAAATCAGTTCTTCATCATTTGAACTTCCACACGTgactattatttttctttatggttaatatattaaaagcaaaataaaattgtatcttaTGGCGTTAAATAGTAGTCAGTGCTAGGTGTAAAGCGAATAGGAATCAAAgaccatttcttatatttaataaatgacaaatgaacgaatgaacagttaattattaatacttatcaaTTTGGTAATTGATGAATGATTAgtttcataatttcataaattagtttcataatatttttgatattgaaaaaatatatcgacgGTGTGTATTATGCAATGACATTAATTTTCTACGAATCTAaatgacataatttaaatttttttatcattgatagAAAATAATTCGCAAGTGGGACTTTTTGGACTAAATCAATTCATAATCTcagctaaatattttaatgtaataagcGGATGCGGCTTAATTTAATAAGTCACTGGAATTTACATTTAGttataatcattaaatgttttatgtgtagaacaaaacaactttatttaatgCGCATAATACTGATCAACCCCGATCTAATTGTGTATTGCTCCATTTTCCcgctaaataattatttacaaattttgatGACAATCCAAAATTGAATGACGCATAACGCCGGGAAAAGTCAACCCAATGACatcgaaataaaacaattaattccaCTAATAT
It encodes the following:
- the LOC113400865 gene encoding spondin-2 — its product is MAWLVLMLLPLVAAALPATDTDSCNPDKMTVYRMVLHTYWTREKFPKHYPDWRPPAQWSRIYGVSHSRSYVLFRLGRRVSAPVRQFAESGRSDSLGSSPGTLDVFGAPAISQGAGRTEAEFFVDGNHSRVSVMARMVPSPDWFIGVDSFDLCVDGNWIDSITIEVDPLDAGTDNGFTFTAPNWPTAPQGVAYRITSKYPSHPAGSFFYPHLRRLPPIATFQFIKLREYELSEVFHRDSDDRRYDVLQLDKLSHNNIDVLDGNRALSIAEEVERAEAPRIYSEGSLTTPDNAYSYYSITNNTASTTEEPRSANELPTSGPTASERSALRSLARRYRARRRRKLRADNTDPAERRKRKRAKLLDCRVSDWGEWSPCRNDGGCVGSALRTRRILRRQRPGGKPCPPTAQSRWCATNCTTPVPQDDWRNNLT